Within the Mycobacterium gordonae genome, the region GGGCGCAGTCCCCACGGGAGAGCTATCTTCGGCTACTGCTCATCGACGCCGGCTTCCCACGACCGCAGACGCAGATTCCGGTGTTGGGAGCCGACAACATTCCGCTCGCTTACCTCGATCTGGGTTGGCCGGATCTCATGGTCGCGGTCGAGTACGACGGCGATCAGCATCGTACGGACCGCCGTCAATTTGCCAAAGACATCCAACGTCTGGAAATGCTCGAGCGAATGGGCTGGATAATTGTGCGGGTGGTCGCGGAGAACCGACCCGCTGCCATTGTGCAGCGGGTCCGTGATGCCTTGGCGGCAGCTGCGGAGTGCTCCCGGATTTGACTGTGCGGCTACTGCTTTGACAGTGCGGCTACCGCCGAAATCCGGGCTGATTTCGGCAGTAGCCGCACACTCGATGTCAGGTATAGCGGAAAGGCGGCCGGCGCCCGCCCCGGCCTGGAAGCCCCAACGGGCAGTGGCGTCTGATCTGAGATGAACGCGCTCACTCAATCATGGCCGGGGTGCGGGCCGCTCGGCTATGTCGATTGAGATGCCATCACCTACCTTTCGCAGCTCAGTCGTGACGTTGTGACATGGGAAGTCGGAGGGCTGCGCTGGACGGCACGCACCTGACGCGCGGGTCCCTGCCTGGGCCTGCGCGCGGCGTACACCGTCACCGGTGGAGCCGACGGCCGGCGGTCAACCGCAACGGCCGCACACACGATGGCGTCCACCTCGGCGATCAGTTCGGCGACGTCAGCGTCCAGGGCGTTCAGGTCCAGCTCCGCCGGTGTCAACAGGCTGGTCATCGCGCGGTCTCAGGCGTTGATGACCTGGTGTCCGTTGCTTCGTTCGATCGAGATCTTGCGTGGTTTCGCCTTTTCGGCCACCGGGATTCGTAGCGTCAGCACCCCCGTGTCGTAGCAGGCCTGGATCTTTTCGGTGTCGAGGTTGTCGCCGAGCACGAGTTGCCGGCTGAACACACCGCGGGGCCGCTCGCTGGCCAGCATCTCCCGGCCAGGGTCGATTTCGGGACGCTCCGCGCGCACCGTCACCACGTTGCGCTCGATATCCAGATCCAGCGAATCCGCATCGATGCCGGGCAGATCGAATTCCACGACGAATGTCGTGCCGTCGCGCCAGGCGTCCATCGGCATCACCGACGGTCGGGACGCGGTCCCCGACACCGGCCGGGTGAAACGTTCGAAGTCACGGAACGGGTCGGTTCGCATTAGCATCGTCGCCACCTCCAACTCTCGATGTAGTTTCAAAGCCAGAGCAAATGTATGCCAATAGGCATATATTTGATCTACCATGCCGGGCATGTCGATGCAAGACCCGTCGGTGGAAAATTTTCCAATTCCGTTGCGGGCGTGAAGCTGCAAGTCAGAATGTACTGGTCGGACGCACCTGGTTGGCCATGTCCACCAGGGTGTAGCGGTGCCGTTGGGTAGGGGCCACCCTGGCTAGGCTGCGCAGCGACGCCTCGACGCCCAGTCGCAGCCCGTGGTCGGTGAACGGGAACCCTAGAATGTGGTTGGTGCTCGCCTCGTTGTCCTGCAACCAGTCCATCGCGCCGCCGAGCACCAGCGCGCGGATCTGCAACACCCTGGGTTCGGTGGGCGGCAGCGCCTCCACCCGGCGCGCCGCGTCGCGGATCTGCTCCTCGGTGATCTCACTCTGGGAACGTCCGGACAGCAGGGTCACCGCGCTGGTCAGCCGTGCGGTGGTGAAATGCCTTGAGGTGGGCGGTACTTCGTCGAGGGTCCGCACCGCCCCGCTCCGGTCACCCAAAGCCGAGCGGGCCCTGGCCAATCCGAACGCCGCCGAGATCACACCGTCGTTGGTGCCCCACACCGTCTGGTAGTACCTGTGCTCGTCGGGCTCACCGGCCAGTTCGTTCGTGGCCGCGAGCGCCAGCTTCGGCGCCAACTCACCGGGGAAGGTGTCGAGCACCTCCGTGAAATGCTTGATCGCCGACTCGTAGTCGCCGGTGAGCAGTCCGGCCACCGCGCGGTACCAGACCAGCCGCCATTGCCAGCCGACCCGCTCGGCGAGATCCTCGAGTTTGCGGGTGGCCTTGCTGACGTCTCCGAGATCCAGCAGGGCCCGAACCTCCATCAGCGGCAGCTCGACGGACTCGCTGAGGTCCAGTCCCTCGGCGTCCAGCGAGCCGTGACGGGCCGCGCGCAACGAATCCAGCGTCTGCACCGGCTGCGAAAGCACCGTCGCCTGCAGCACCGGAGCGGCGACGTCGGTCGGGTCGACAAGCGGCACCGACAGCGCGGTGACGATCTCCTTGGCCGTCAGTTTCTCCGAGTGCACCTGACCGTCCAGGTAGACGTCGGTGTGCGCGACCAACAAGTCCACGCCGAAGGTCGACCGGCTGGGACTGAAGATCGTCGACAACCCGGGGCGCGGGATGCCGGTGTCCTGGGCCACCACCTCGCGCAGCACGCCCATCAGCTGGCCCGACATCTCCTCGGCGCTGGTGAACCGCCGACGCGGGTCGGGATCGATGGCGCGGCGCAACAGGCGCGCGAACGAGTCGTACTGCGCCAGAATGGGGTCGTCGTCGGGTAACCCGTCGACATAACGCCCGTTGCGGGTGCGCAGAGTGAGTGTCAGGGCCGCCAGTGTGCGGCCCACGGTGTAGATGTCGGTGGCCACCGTGGGCCCGGTGCGCACGATCTCGGGAGCCTGGTAACCCGGGGTGCCGTACAGGTAGCCGAACGAGTTGATCCGCGACACCGCGCCGAGGTCGATCAGTTTGAGCTGCTCCTCGGTGAGCATGATGTTCTCCGGCTTGAGGTCGTTGTAGACCAGGCCGATGGAGTGCAGATAGCTCAGGGCGGGAAGGATTTCCAGGATGTAGGCGATGGCCTCGGCGACCGGGAGGTTTTCCCCGCGGCCCCGCTTGAGCGACTGGCCGCCGATGTACTCCATGACGATGTAACCGACCGGATCGCCGTGCTTGTCGTTGTGTTCGACGAAGTTGAAGATCTGCACGATCGAGGGGTGCACCACTTCGGCGAGAAACTGCCGCTCGGCCATCGCGATGGCCTGCGCCTCGGCGTCACCGGAATGGACCAGTCCCTTGAGCACCACCGGGCGGTCGTTGACGTTGTGGTCCAGCGCCAGATAGACCCAGCCCAGGCCGCCGTGCGCGATGCAGCCTTTGACCTCGTACTGACCGGCGATGATGTCGCCCGGATTCAATTGCGGCAGAAACGAATACGGGCTGCCGCAGTAGGGACACCAGCCCTCGGAGGCGCCTTTGCCCTCCGAACCGGACCGCCCGACCGGCCGTCCGCAGTTCCAGCAGAACCGTTTGGATTCCGGGACCACCGGGTTCTTCATCAACGCTTTGAGCGGATCGATGTCGGGGGTCCGCGGAATCTCTACCAGGCCGCCGCCGAGCTGACGGACGGCCGGGAGCGCCCGGGTGGCCACCGACATCCGGTCCTGCGGCTGGGTGTCGACGCTGCCCAACGAGATCTGGAAATCGTCGTCATCGTCATCGTCGTCGAAGTCGGGCCGGAACAGCGCCTGGGTGGCCTGCGGCCTTCCCGTGGTCGCGGTCGCGCCCGTCTGGGCCTCTTCCGGCTGGGCATCCGGCTGCGTGCCGGGCGACTCCTCCTGGCCCAGGTCGTTCTCTTGCGCCGGCTTGCCCATCAGTCCAAGTACCTTGGCTGCGGCGGCAGCGGCGCCGGGCCCAGCACCGTCAACCATTTGCGGTACAGCGTGTTCCAGGTGCCGTCGGTGCGGATCCGTTCCAGCGTGCCGTTGACGAACCGGACCAGCCCGGTGTTGTCCAGGTTGATGCCGATGCCATAGGGCTGGGTGGCCATGTTCGGCCCGACGATGTGCAGGTAGGGGTCCTCTTCCACCAACCCGGCCAGGATCGAGTCGTCTGTGCTGACGGCGTCGATCTGGCGCTGCTGCATGGCCACCAGGCAGTCGGCCCAGTTCACCACCGACACGATCGCCGCCGGCGGGTTGATCTCGCGAATGCGGCGCAGCGAGGTGGTGCCCCGGGCCACGCAGACCCGTTTACCGGACAGGTCGGACACCTTGGCGATCGCCGAGTCCCTCGGGGCGAGGATGCGCTGGTTGGCATCGAGGTAGACGGTGGAGAAGTTCACCAGCTTGCGCCGCTCGCAGGTGATGGTCATGGTCTTGACGACCACGTCGACCTGTGACTTCTGCAGGGCGGTGATGCGTTCGTCGGCCGACAGGATGCGGTACTCGACGTGCGAGGGCCCGCCGAAGATGTCGCGCGCCACCTCACCGGCTATGTCGACGTCGAACCCGGTGATCTCCCGGTGATCGGGTCACGGAAGCTGAACAGATTGCTGCCGATGTCCAGGCCGACGATCAGCCGGCCGCGGGTGCGGATGTTGGCCACCGCGGCGTCCGCGTCGGCCTTGTTGGGGAACGGACGCAGGCTGGCGGTCGGGTTGCAGTCCTGGCTGGTGTTGTCCGGCGGCAGCGGGGCTTCCAGCGGCAGTTCCTGCATGCCGACGGGCGTCGGCAGCGGCAGCGTCGGCGTCACCTCCACCTTCAGCGTGTCCGGATGTCCGCAGCCCGCCAACAGCAACGCCGCGGCGGCCAGCGCGGCTATCCGCCGCGGGATCACCGGTACTCCTTCAACCGGGGCCACAGACCCAGCGCGACGGCGATCGCCGCGCCGAGGCTGAGCACCACCGCGCCGACCTGCGCTCCCGCCAGGCCGCGTTTTGCGTTGAGGACGTCGTTGCGCAGGTGGTTGCGACTCTGTGCCATCGCTTTGGTGAGGGCCTCGTCGAGCTTGTCGAAGGCGGGGGTGGAGTCGTCCTCACCCTTGCCGAGCGCCACCTGGGTCGCGGCCCGGTAGTTTCCGACGGAGATGTAGGCGTTGATCCGGTCGTTGGCCTGCTGCCAGCGCACCAGCAACTGGTCGGCTCCCTGCAGGTCGGGTTTGTCGACGGCGTCACGGCGCGTCATGTAGGCGTCGAGCTGGTGGTGCATGGCGTCGATCCGTTGGTAGAAGGCCTGCTTGCGAACCTCTTCGTCGCCACGCCGAATCAGCGAGAGGGTCTCGTCGGCGCGGGCCTGCTGGGCGGTGATGGCCAGGTTGGTCACGGTCCGCAGCGACTCGGCCGCCGTGTCCTTGGCGCTACGGCTGGCCGTCGTCGAGATCGTCAGCGCCGTGCCCACCCAGACCACCATGATGAGAATACCGAGCCCGCCGACGACCAGCCCCGGGTTGACGCGCCGCCGCGTGCGCCGGGCCAGCCAGCGGTGGGCGAACGCGCCGAAGGCCACGGTGGTGGTGACGACCAGGATCACCGGAGCCGGGATCTGGGTGGACGCCGTGGTCTCACCGTCCACCCGGGCCGACGTCGCCTGGTAGAGCTGTTGCGCATCGGGCAGGATGCGCGACTGCATCAGCCCGGAGGCCTCCGACAGGTACGACGAGCCGACCGGGTTACCCGCCCTGTTGTTGGTGCGGGCGATCTCGACTAGCCCCGTATACACCGCCAACTCGGCGTTGATCCGGCCCAGCAGCTGCACCAGGGGTTCGTCGGTCAGGCCACTGGACGCCCGCGTCACCGCCACCGCCGCATCGGTGATGGC harbors:
- the glnX gene encoding protein kinase G-activating protein GlnX, with the protein product MTVELAHPSTEPAGSRSPAEPAHPRWWFISTTPGRILTIGIVLAALGVSSAFATSTTINHRQQVLTTVLEHTEPLSFAAGRLYTTLSVADAAAATAFIAQTEPRAVRLRYEQAITDAAVAVTRASSGLTDEPLVQLLGRINAELAVYTGLVEIARTNNRAGNPVGSSYLSEASGLMQSRILPDAQQLYQATSARVDGETTASTQIPAPVILVVTTTVAFGAFAHRWLARRTRRRVNPGLVVGGLGILIMVVWVGTALTISTTASRSAKDTAAESLRTVTNLAITAQQARADETLSLIRRGDEEVRKQAFYQRIDAMHHQLDAYMTRRDAVDKPDLQGADQLLVRWQQANDRINAYISVGNYRAATQVALGKGEDDSTPAFDKLDEALTKAMAQSRNHLRNDVLNAKRGLAGAQVGAVVLSLGAAIAVALGLWPRLKEYR
- a CDS encoding serine/threonine-protein kinase PknG — its product is MGKPAQENDLGQEESPGTQPDAQPEEAQTGATATTGRPQATQALFRPDFDDDDDDDDFQISLGSVDTQPQDRMSVATRALPAVRQLGGGLVEIPRTPDIDPLKALMKNPVVPESKRFCWNCGRPVGRSGSEGKGASEGWCPYCGSPYSFLPQLNPGDIIAGQYEVKGCIAHGGLGWVYLALDHNVNDRPVVLKGLVHSGDAEAQAIAMAERQFLAEVVHPSIVQIFNFVEHNDKHGDPVGYIVMEYIGGQSLKRGRGENLPVAEAIAYILEILPALSYLHSIGLVYNDLKPENIMLTEEQLKLIDLGAVSRINSFGYLYGTPGYQAPEIVRTGPTVATDIYTVGRTLAALTLTLRTRNGRYVDGLPDDDPILAQYDSFARLLRRAIDPDPRRRFTSAEEMSGQLMGVLREVVAQDTGIPRPGLSTIFSPSRSTFGVDLLVAHTDVYLDGQVHSEKLTAKEIVTALSVPLVDPTDVAAPVLQATVLSQPVQTLDSLRAARHGSLDAEGLDLSESVELPLMEVRALLDLGDVSKATRKLEDLAERVGWQWRLVWYRAVAGLLTGDYESAIKHFTEVLDTFPGELAPKLALAATNELAGEPDEHRYYQTVWGTNDGVISAAFGLARARSALGDRSGAVRTLDEVPPTSRHFTTARLTSAVTLLSGRSQSEITEEQIRDAARRVEALPPTEPRVLQIRALVLGGAMDWLQDNEASTNHILGFPFTDHGLRLGVEASLRSLARVAPTQRHRYTLVDMANQVRPTSTF
- a CDS encoding Hsp20/alpha crystallin family protein; this encodes MLMRTDPFRDFERFTRPVSGTASRPSVMPMDAWRDGTTFVVEFDLPGIDADSLDLDIERNVVTVRAERPEIDPGREMLASERPRGVFSRQLVLGDNLDTEKIQACYDTGVLTLRIPVAEKAKPRKISIERSNGHQVINA